In Candidatus Bathyarchaeota archaeon, the sequence TTACGGGTTTGACCCCGAAAGAATCCGACGAAGCCATCGAATTAATCAAGCAGATAAACAAGCAAGGCGTAACCGTGCTAATCGTAGAGCACGTTATGCGAGTCATCATGGGCTTATGTAACCGCGTCATCGTTTTGCATCACGGCGAAAAAATCTGCGAAGGCAGCCCCAAAACCGTATGCACCGACGACAACGTTGTGAAGGTATATCTGGGGAAGCGGTTTACTTTCGGCGAGGAGGAAGCCTAAGTATGCTGGAAGTCGAGAACGTTTCGGCAGCGTATGGTATGGTGCAGATTCTTCGCGATGTCTCCTTCAAGATAGAAAAAGGGGAAATTGTCAGCATCATCGGCCCAAACGGCGCAGGCAAAACCACGCTGGTAAAAACCATCATGGGTTTCCTTAAACCCCAAACAGGCACCATCAAATTCAAGGGCGAAAACATCGAAAAATTAGCCACCAACGACATAGTCAAGAGGGGGTTAACTATGATTCCTGAGGGCAGAGAAATCTTTCCCCGCATGACCGTTGAAGAAAACTTGATGGTGGGCGCCTACACCATCGCAGACAAAGAGAAGATTAAGGCTACAAAAGAGAAGGTCTACAAAATTTTTCCCGTGCTAAAGAAGAAAGAAAAAGCACTGGCACAGACGCTTAGCGGCGGGGAACAGCAGATGCTGGTTATCTGCCGCAGCCTCATGTCAAACCCAGAACTGCTGATTTTGGATGAACCCTCACTGGGGCTGGCCCCCATCATAGTGGAAAAAGTGCTCGACACAGTTCGTGCAATCAACGAGGAAGGCGTCACGGTGCTTTTGGTAGAGCAGAACATCCATGACAGCTTAAACGTTGCCAACCGAGGATACGTACTCGAAGAAGGCAAGATTGTCTTGGAAGGAAAGAGTAGGGAACTTTTATCTAATAGTCACATAAAAGAAGTGTACTTAGGTCTCTAAAGCAGAGAGGGCAAAAACGTGGATGGCAAGTACTGGAACCAAAAAATCGAAACCATGCCAAGACAACAAATCAAAGAATACCAACTGCAAAAACTCAAAGAGCAAGTCAAATACTGCTATGAAAACA encodes:
- a CDS encoding ABC transporter ATP-binding protein; protein product: MLEVENVSAAYGMVQILRDVSFKIEKGEIVSIIGPNGAGKTTLVKTIMGFLKPQTGTIKFKGENIEKLATNDIVKRGLTMIPEGREIFPRMTVEENLMVGAYTIADKEKIKATKEKVYKIFPVLKKKEKALAQTLSGGEQQMLVICRSLMSNPELLILDEPSLGLAPIIVEKVLDTVRAINEEGVTVLLVEQNIHDSLNVANRGYVLEEGKIVLEGKSRELLSNSHIKEVYLGL